The Sorangiineae bacterium MSr11367 genome window below encodes:
- the mukB gene encoding chromosome partition protein MukB, with protein sequence MMRARATALALVNWKGVFYERYLFDRHVTALEGANGAGKTTVMIAAYVVLLPDMTRLRFTNLGESSATGGDRGIWGRLGEQGRPSYAALEIEVGPKKFIAGVHLERKAEPTIVLTPFLIKDVDLQGSLKELFLLSRGEHDEVPELTELREGVARLAGKIDVFATAKEYFAALFEHGITPLRMATDEDRNKLNEMLRTSMTGGISRALTTELRSFLLKEESGLSDTLSRMRGNLDACNRTRTEVRESRHLEHEISGIFDAGQAMFAAAVAATRERANEAAGRLEEARAASAEAARGVRGLEADIAEAKQKHELFAARLAETKRLLEEAHVRAGKMARARSVHLRIAELERELLRKAEDARTAREAYEVATKAREARRLERDRARDAYDRAATGVGDLEKGLEELHRNAHAHRRVRSRFEEARTALGELALAEDEHAVVGALERTRARLGEVDLERSRLDRDRESVAVRQEEYDRALRALAALTAGAGNAAAEGAHDRARAALARFADLKTSVERPTETAAELARARRLAEQQAKARARALELSIEPGPDEAPAHAVQRHLDATETELRAAEDELRTESTRREETQRTLRRLRAEATELARRAERWAAGAPKLEALEKRLEMPLRRRESIAPARDRLASDAERERAALTEKKELHEARLREANALDAAGGAFDADLLSLRDELDAELLASRFEELDPEEAAMLQAQLGPLENALIVDDPEGAAAALSKYPRTMNSVLLVNAHAALGLDERKPTRRGDDVFVQESFGIRVTRVPDHPSLGRRARERRAAELRQEAVGLERDIEATLSRARSLDEAKRDADDLAADWSTFEGGDPSEALAQLRHEMDTLAQLEDEAESRVRALRQREGALRTRIAALRALLGDAYLLAPPDYAARTAELESQSDAVESAREELRRTEDDRRTLAELVEVLRHPPTLAADDERAALEARRRELDEERDRLFVALTALAEVVENRAAFRFTDAERALAEQKAIVPALEEQRKNARAALEAEEQALRAAEAAWERAATVQQKADAEHMAVRAHHERAAVELAAEGLSDLSEEAAAATNRRIAEIEAERKVFEHEERRLATDLALLDERRLQAQRGATSAASQATAVEKEVLPAREQWTLLERAASEAGVLSHAVSSRVAVSYRGRSSADLWPEARGKGELLVDRLRGSRGNAESAAQVGEFLDANAYLDAWLTVRDVLKRCLPPQVAEVEDPLEALLRLRDHLSLLEERLGRQETDLRGASEDVARGIDVRLRRAKSQVRRLNQSLHGIRFGNVSAIRVEMKRIDKMEQILRALREGAVQELLFQTTLPIEEALNEIFRRYGGGGRTGGQRILDYREYLELSVEIQRNSAGAHAASGNGEGAPGWESASPTRLSTGEAIGVGAALMMVILTEWERDANLLHQKRETGSLRFLFLDEANRLSQDNLGVLFDLCQNLDLQLLIAAPEVARAEGNTTYRLVRRVDESGREEVLVSGRRVKAAEAPQA encoded by the coding sequence ATGATGCGGGCGCGGGCGACCGCGCTCGCCCTGGTGAACTGGAAGGGAGTCTTCTACGAGCGCTACCTCTTCGATCGCCACGTGACAGCGCTCGAAGGCGCCAACGGGGCAGGGAAGACGACGGTGATGATCGCCGCCTACGTCGTGCTCCTGCCGGACATGACGCGCCTGCGCTTCACCAACCTGGGCGAGAGCAGCGCCACCGGCGGCGACCGCGGCATCTGGGGGCGCCTGGGTGAGCAAGGCCGCCCGTCGTATGCGGCGCTGGAGATCGAGGTCGGGCCGAAGAAGTTCATCGCTGGCGTCCACCTCGAGCGAAAGGCGGAGCCCACCATCGTGCTCACGCCCTTCTTGATCAAAGACGTCGACCTCCAGGGCAGCCTGAAGGAACTCTTTCTCTTGTCGCGCGGCGAGCACGACGAGGTGCCCGAGCTCACGGAGCTGCGCGAGGGCGTGGCGCGCCTCGCCGGCAAAATCGACGTCTTCGCGACCGCCAAGGAGTACTTCGCCGCCTTGTTCGAGCACGGCATTACGCCGCTGCGGATGGCCACCGACGAGGACCGGAACAAGCTGAACGAGATGCTCCGCACGAGCATGACCGGCGGCATCTCGCGCGCGCTCACCACGGAGCTTCGTTCCTTCTTGCTCAAAGAAGAGAGCGGCCTCTCCGACACGCTGTCGCGCATGCGAGGCAACCTCGATGCGTGCAACCGGACGCGCACGGAGGTTCGCGAGTCTCGCCACCTCGAGCACGAGATCAGCGGCATCTTCGATGCGGGCCAGGCGATGTTCGCCGCCGCGGTGGCCGCGACCCGCGAGCGTGCCAACGAGGCCGCCGGGCGCCTGGAGGAGGCTCGCGCCGCCTCGGCGGAGGCCGCCCGCGGCGTGCGCGGCCTGGAGGCGGACATCGCCGAGGCGAAGCAAAAGCACGAGCTCTTTGCCGCCCGTCTCGCCGAAACGAAGCGCCTGCTCGAGGAGGCCCACGTTCGCGCCGGCAAGATGGCGCGCGCCCGCAGCGTGCACCTTCGCATCGCCGAGCTGGAACGCGAGCTCTTACGCAAAGCCGAAGACGCACGCACCGCACGCGAGGCCTACGAGGTCGCGACCAAGGCGCGTGAGGCGCGAAGGCTCGAACGCGATCGGGCGCGCGATGCCTACGATCGCGCGGCCACTGGCGTGGGCGATCTCGAGAAAGGCCTCGAAGAGCTCCACCGCAACGCGCATGCGCACCGCCGCGTGCGAAGCCGCTTCGAGGAGGCGCGCACCGCCCTCGGAGAGCTTGCGCTGGCCGAGGACGAACATGCCGTCGTGGGGGCCCTCGAGCGAACGCGCGCGCGCCTCGGCGAAGTCGACCTGGAGCGCTCGCGGCTCGACCGCGATCGCGAATCGGTCGCCGTGCGGCAGGAGGAATACGATCGCGCCCTTCGCGCGCTCGCCGCGCTCACGGCCGGTGCGGGCAACGCCGCGGCCGAAGGCGCCCACGACCGAGCGCGCGCCGCCCTCGCGCGGTTCGCCGACTTGAAGACGTCAGTCGAGCGGCCCACGGAGACGGCGGCCGAGCTGGCGCGCGCGCGGCGGCTGGCCGAGCAGCAGGCGAAGGCGCGCGCACGGGCGCTCGAGCTCTCCATCGAGCCCGGCCCCGACGAGGCGCCGGCGCACGCCGTCCAGCGACACCTCGACGCCACCGAGACCGAGCTTCGGGCCGCGGAAGACGAGCTGCGCACCGAATCGACGCGCCGCGAGGAGACGCAGCGCACGCTCCGTCGCCTGCGCGCGGAGGCCACCGAGCTCGCGCGGCGCGCCGAGCGGTGGGCCGCCGGCGCGCCCAAGCTGGAAGCGCTGGAAAAGCGCCTCGAGATGCCCCTTCGCCGCCGCGAAAGCATCGCGCCCGCGCGCGATCGACTCGCCTCGGACGCCGAGCGCGAGCGCGCCGCCCTGACCGAGAAGAAAGAGCTCCACGAGGCGCGCCTGCGCGAGGCCAACGCGCTCGACGCCGCCGGCGGCGCCTTCGATGCGGACCTTCTGAGCCTTCGCGACGAACTCGATGCGGAGCTGCTCGCGAGCCGCTTCGAGGAGCTCGACCCGGAGGAGGCGGCCATGCTGCAAGCGCAATTGGGGCCGCTGGAGAACGCGCTCATCGTCGACGATCCCGAGGGCGCGGCGGCGGCGTTGTCGAAGTACCCGCGCACCATGAACAGCGTTCTGCTGGTGAACGCGCACGCCGCGCTGGGGCTCGACGAGCGAAAGCCCACCCGGCGCGGCGACGATGTGTTCGTCCAGGAGTCCTTCGGCATCCGCGTGACACGCGTGCCGGACCATCCGTCGCTCGGCCGTCGCGCCCGCGAACGCCGCGCCGCCGAGCTGCGCCAGGAGGCCGTGGGCCTCGAGCGCGACATCGAGGCCACCCTTTCCCGGGCGCGCAGCCTCGACGAAGCCAAGCGCGACGCCGACGATCTCGCCGCCGATTGGTCGACCTTCGAGGGCGGCGATCCAAGCGAGGCCCTCGCGCAACTTCGCCACGAGATGGACACCCTCGCGCAGCTCGAGGACGAGGCCGAGTCACGGGTGCGCGCCCTGCGGCAGCGCGAGGGCGCGCTTCGAACGCGCATCGCCGCCCTGCGCGCGCTTCTCGGCGACGCGTACCTCCTGGCGCCGCCCGACTACGCCGCCCGCACCGCGGAGCTCGAGTCGCAAAGCGACGCCGTCGAGAGTGCGCGCGAGGAGCTGCGGCGCACCGAAGACGATCGCCGCACCTTGGCGGAGCTCGTGGAGGTGTTGCGTCACCCTCCGACCCTCGCGGCCGACGACGAGCGGGCCGCCTTGGAGGCGCGTCGCCGCGAGCTCGACGAAGAGCGCGATCGCCTGTTCGTGGCCCTGACCGCGCTGGCGGAGGTGGTGGAAAACCGCGCCGCCTTCCGCTTTACCGATGCCGAGCGCGCGTTGGCCGAGCAAAAGGCCATCGTGCCGGCGCTGGAGGAGCAGCGCAAGAACGCCCGCGCCGCCTTGGAGGCCGAGGAGCAGGCGCTCCGCGCGGCGGAAGCCGCGTGGGAGCGGGCCGCCACCGTGCAGCAGAAGGCCGATGCCGAGCACATGGCCGTTCGTGCGCACCACGAGCGCGCGGCGGTCGAACTCGCCGCGGAAGGCCTGAGCGATCTCTCCGAGGAAGCCGCCGCCGCGACGAACCGGCGCATCGCGGAGATCGAAGCCGAGCGCAAGGTCTTCGAGCACGAGGAACGCCGGCTGGCCACGGATCTGGCCCTGCTCGACGAGCGCCGTCTGCAGGCGCAGCGCGGCGCCACGTCGGCCGCATCGCAGGCCACCGCCGTGGAAAAAGAGGTCCTGCCGGCGCGCGAGCAGTGGACCCTTCTCGAGCGCGCCGCCTCGGAAGCCGGGGTCCTCTCACACGCCGTTTCGTCGCGGGTGGCCGTCTCGTACCGCGGCCGGTCGAGCGCCGACCTCTGGCCCGAGGCGCGCGGCAAGGGCGAGCTCCTGGTCGACCGCCTCCGCGGCTCGCGCGGCAACGCCGAAAGCGCGGCGCAGGTGGGCGAGTTCCTCGATGCCAATGCCTACCTCGACGCCTGGCTCACCGTGCGCGACGTTCTCAAGCGATGCCTCCCGCCCCAAGTAGCCGAGGTGGAGGACCCGCTGGAGGCGCTCCTGCGCTTGCGCGACCACCTTTCTCTTTTGGAAGAGCGCCTCGGTCGCCAAGAGACCGATCTGCGCGGCGCCTCGGAGGACGTGGCCCGCGGCATCGACGTGCGCCTCCGCCGCGCGAAGAGCCAAGTGCGAAGGCTGAATCAAAGTCTCCACGGTATCCGCTTCGGAAACGTCAGCGCCATTCGCGTGGAGATGAAGCGCATCGACAAGATGGAACAGATCCTCCGCGCCCTGCGCGAGGGCGCCGTCCAAGAGCTGCTCTTTCAGACGACCCTGCCCATCGAAGAAGCGCTCAACGAGATCTTCCGGCGCTACGGCGGCGGCGGCCGCACCGGAGGCCAGCGCATCCTCGACTACCGCGAATACCTCGAGCTGAGCGTGGAAATCCAGCGCAACAGCGCCGGAGCGCATGCCGCCTCGGGCAATGGTGAAGGCGCGCCCGGCTGGGAATCCGCCTCGCCCACGCGCCTTTCGACCGGGGAGGCCATCGGGGTTGGCGCCGCGCTCATGATGGTGATCCTCACCGAGTGGGAGCGCGATGCGAACCTGCTCCACCAAAAGCGCGAAACGGGCTCGCTGCGGTTTCTCTTTCTCGACGAGGCCAACCGCCTCTCGCAAGACAACCTCGGCGTCCTCTTCGACCTATGCCAGAACCTGGACCTGCAGCTGCTCATCGCCGCCCCCGAGGTCGCCCGCGCCGAGGGCAACACGACCTACCGCCTCGTGCGCCGCGTCGACGAATCCGGTCGCGAAGAAGTCCTGGTGAGCGGCCGTCGGGTGAAGGCGGCCGAGGCCCCTCAAGCTTGA
- a CDS encoding chromosome partition protein MukE: protein MSSDGSPRFVRLEDVILDEAYPDVDLALRRGRHIDRDDVAWYTFLVDAEDHLEPLYRRFGCELIHRSDGYFYLLPTGDALGKRHLSSGEMLVGQALTLLYLEPATLEQGGTVTREQVLGHLAGVVGADALVRVMNPKRKKYDERVAQETVRNKVAEALRRLATLGFVEVVEEDRIRLRSALMRFAEPVRGTKAPEAALARLVAEGELVLAEEDPSEEESESDSESEPKSEPTSESAPESKPDSESESESASESESESESESEPAPDDESGDPS, encoded by the coding sequence GTGAGCTCGGACGGCAGCCCGCGGTTCGTGCGGCTCGAGGACGTCATCCTCGACGAGGCGTACCCCGACGTGGATCTCGCGCTGCGACGCGGGCGGCACATCGATCGGGACGACGTGGCCTGGTACACGTTCCTCGTCGACGCCGAGGATCATCTGGAGCCGCTGTACCGTCGCTTCGGGTGCGAGCTCATTCATCGAAGCGATGGCTATTTTTACCTGCTTCCCACGGGGGACGCGCTCGGCAAGCGTCACCTTTCGTCCGGCGAAATGCTGGTGGGGCAAGCGCTGACGCTTCTCTATTTGGAGCCGGCGACCCTCGAGCAGGGCGGCACGGTGACCCGCGAGCAGGTGCTCGGCCACCTGGCGGGCGTGGTGGGGGCCGATGCACTGGTGCGGGTGATGAACCCGAAGCGAAAAAAATACGACGAGCGCGTCGCCCAAGAGACGGTGCGAAACAAGGTCGCCGAGGCGTTGCGCCGCCTCGCCACCTTGGGCTTCGTGGAAGTCGTCGAGGAGGATCGCATTCGCTTGCGATCCGCACTGATGCGCTTCGCCGAGCCGGTCCGCGGAACGAAGGCCCCCGAAGCCGCCCTCGCGCGTCTGGTGGCCGAAGGCGAACTGGTTCTGGCCGAGGAGGACCCCTCGGAAGAAGAATCGGAGTCCGATTCGGAATCAGAGCCCAAATCCGAACCCACGTCGGAATCCGCGCCAGAATCCAAACCCGATTCGGAATCGGAATCGGAATCCGCGTCGGAGTCGGAATCCGAATCGGAGTCCGAGTCCGAGCCCGCCCCCGACGACGAATCGGGTGACCCATCATGA
- a CDS encoding condensin subunit MukF, whose translation MNPNRVLASLAQRGPSLDLSTLDLCFLAALHLQAENAALTSFSEEQLADVFEQVEAVMAAAAEPGQPAKQRRSTHAIRRLREQRMIARVDGAGIVRAGEYALTRLANGIIEFFLEDDTLTRDSLTVLTRSLLVGLGEILTAAKSARTEEEWRMGVISPLRVTMGDLANGIERRQCGFDLQQEDFQREIAGLLHADWFGAVARCQELLESSSGTLSELNQILLRDTHQLQSLLQDVQEVAAEAGVADAEGAARTVVDQVDRIAAWGSARQRAWSEYYQYVHRYLRDVVRLDPARTLTHRLREHLAGTAGKQFALTLASAPPIRLLREVEIPPEEKPTVRRPRKEREQGLADAPAENPQAILEERVRGAIADGARALGTVTERVIAEVAEEERFVTTGRVAQAVARLGDPEGMAERAWVPMQDGLMIEEWTVRVAAEPEKEAS comes from the coding sequence GTGAATCCGAACCGCGTTCTTGCTTCGCTCGCCCAGCGCGGGCCATCGCTCGATCTTTCGACGCTGGACCTGTGCTTTCTCGCGGCGCTTCATCTGCAGGCCGAGAACGCGGCCCTGACGTCCTTCTCGGAGGAGCAGCTGGCGGACGTGTTCGAGCAGGTGGAGGCCGTGATGGCGGCCGCCGCCGAACCAGGGCAGCCCGCGAAGCAGCGACGCTCCACGCATGCCATTCGCAGGCTGCGCGAGCAGCGGATGATTGCGCGGGTCGACGGCGCCGGCATCGTTCGCGCGGGCGAATACGCGCTCACCCGCCTGGCCAACGGCATCATCGAATTTTTTCTCGAGGACGACACCCTCACGCGCGATAGCCTGACCGTGCTCACGCGCAGCCTTCTCGTGGGCCTGGGCGAGATCCTCACCGCCGCCAAGTCGGCGCGCACGGAGGAAGAGTGGCGCATGGGCGTCATCAGCCCGCTGCGCGTCACCATGGGCGATCTGGCCAACGGCATCGAGCGCCGGCAGTGCGGCTTCGACCTGCAGCAGGAGGACTTCCAGCGCGAAATTGCAGGGTTGCTCCACGCGGACTGGTTCGGGGCGGTGGCGCGATGCCAGGAGCTCCTCGAGTCGAGCAGCGGCACCTTGAGCGAGCTGAATCAGATCCTGCTGCGCGACACGCACCAATTGCAGTCGCTGCTTCAAGACGTCCAGGAGGTGGCCGCGGAGGCCGGGGTGGCCGATGCCGAGGGGGCGGCACGCACCGTGGTCGATCAGGTGGACCGCATTGCCGCCTGGGGATCGGCGCGGCAGCGAGCGTGGTCCGAGTATTACCAATACGTGCACCGCTACTTGCGCGATGTGGTTCGCCTGGATCCGGCGCGCACATTGACGCATCGCCTGCGCGAGCACTTGGCGGGAACGGCGGGCAAGCAGTTTGCGCTGACCTTGGCGAGTGCGCCGCCGATTCGTCTTCTGCGCGAGGTGGAGATCCCGCCGGAGGAGAAGCCGACCGTGCGCCGTCCGCGCAAGGAGCGCGAGCAAGGCCTCGCCGATGCGCCGGCGGAGAATCCGCAGGCGATTCTGGAGGAGCGCGTGCGCGGTGCGATCGCCGACGGGGCGCGTGCGCTGGGCACCGTCACGGAACGGGTCATCGCGGAGGTGGCGGAGGAGGAGCGCTTCGTCACCACCGGCCGCGTGGCGCAGGCTGTGGCCCGCTTGGGCGATCCGGAGGGGATGGCGGAGCGCGCGTGGGTGCCGATGCAGGATGGCCTCATGATCGAGGAATGGACGGTGCGCGTGGCCGCCGAGCCCGAGAAGGAGGCCTCGTGA
- a CDS encoding class I SAM-dependent methyltransferase has product MALEQRYLEIAEKTGGPILELRAAAGWAAIPLARAGYRVVGVDMSGGPLDEFQEELDREDRDVGHRIHVFQDIATLKLADPDFSLAIVAYDDGPSRPEALQVTAAAARHLAPGGVLALDLAGVAHLRRFELEPVLKSAGLELTSIGSGSLVTATKR; this is encoded by the coding sequence ATGGCCCTTGAACAACGGTACTTGGAAATCGCAGAAAAGACGGGAGGGCCCATTCTCGAGCTGCGCGCGGCGGCGGGATGGGCGGCCATTCCGCTGGCCCGGGCGGGATACCGCGTGGTGGGCGTGGACATGTCCGGAGGCCCGCTCGACGAATTCCAGGAAGAGCTCGATCGCGAAGACCGCGATGTGGGCCATCGGATCCACGTGTTCCAGGACATCGCAACCTTGAAACTGGCGGATCCGGATTTTTCACTGGCCATCGTGGCCTACGACGACGGCCCGTCGCGGCCCGAGGCGCTGCAGGTCACGGCGGCCGCGGCGCGGCACCTCGCGCCGGGCGGGGTGTTGGCGCTGGACCTGGCCGGGGTGGCCCATCTTCGGCGATTCGAGCTGGAACCGGTGCTGAAAAGCGCCGGGCTCGAGCTCACGTCCATCGGCAGCGGGTCCCTGGTGACGGCGACCAAGAGGTAA
- a CDS encoding LysR family transcriptional regulator yields the protein MGYKSTVPPVSIDDLRVVVAVAEHGSFALAARHTGVPTSTVSRTVARFEEAAGVRLFQRNSRRVSLTPEGTVLLERAAPLLDEMDRVVEDLAGEELSGRLRVTAPTVSGSRPIAEALMSFAEAHPKVIVELSLTNAVVDLLEEGLDLAFRAGPVHGADLVARRIWAVPFGLGASPAFVQKELAHRKKLDRAALESLPAIVTGPGTVWRFRREDGAATTLRPHARFSVSDLRVGIEAATRGLGIVRAPRHELVAAGLLLLEPKADVGHPEARELYAVYPSRRLLPKRVALAIDWVARALRG from the coding sequence ATGGGCTACAAATCCACTGTGCCCCCGGTAAGCATCGATGATTTGCGCGTGGTCGTCGCCGTCGCCGAACACGGGAGCTTCGCCCTCGCCGCGCGCCACACAGGGGTACCGACCAGCACGGTGAGCCGCACGGTGGCGCGTTTCGAGGAGGCGGCCGGCGTGCGGCTCTTTCAGCGCAATTCGCGCAGGGTGAGCTTGACACCCGAGGGCACCGTGCTGCTCGAGCGCGCCGCTCCGCTTCTGGACGAGATGGACCGCGTCGTCGAGGACCTCGCCGGCGAGGAGCTCTCCGGGAGGCTCCGGGTGACCGCGCCGACGGTAAGTGGCTCGCGGCCGATCGCCGAGGCGCTCATGTCCTTCGCCGAAGCGCACCCCAAGGTCATCGTGGAGCTGTCGCTGACCAATGCGGTGGTGGACCTGCTCGAGGAAGGGCTCGACCTCGCCTTCCGCGCCGGTCCCGTGCACGGTGCCGATCTCGTGGCCCGGCGCATTTGGGCCGTTCCCTTCGGACTGGGCGCTTCGCCCGCGTTCGTGCAGAAGGAGCTCGCCCACCGCAAAAAGCTGGATCGCGCCGCGCTGGAGTCGCTGCCCGCCATCGTGACCGGGCCCGGCACCGTGTGGCGCTTCCGGCGCGAGGACGGTGCCGCGACGACCCTCCGGCCGCATGCTCGCTTCTCCGTGAGCGATCTGCGCGTGGGCATCGAGGCGGCCACCCGCGGCCTGGGCATCGTGCGCGCGCCGAGGCACGAGCTCGTGGCGGCAGGGTTGCTCCTGCTCGAGCCCAAGGCCGACGTGGGTCATCCCGAGGCGCGCGAGCTCTACGCGGTGTATCCGTCGCGCCGCCTGCTACCGAAGCGCGTCGCACTCGCCATCGACTGGGTGGCGCGCGCGCTTCGGGGGTAA
- a CDS encoding cation-translocating P-type ATPase, producing MSGDATLLGAASLPDLLRQITVKAFVPGRIRFHLDFKGDAFLRDAMRRELQRIHSVRLASYSSRTRTALVFYDPDQVKPVDVAEAICRGVKDFARVHGECDLRDHRHEIAGIHRDANGEHSHHHHHHDDHAGHDHHDDHGHDHQHLGSDEAVRKETLRLGAVGAVLGWLVSRRLRGVPVLGSGGPLTDLAMLLTVVSGYPIFKSGAKSAAKGKPTDDTLIAIAVMATLLLRESLTGLSVVWLIQLGRLLEEITLRRSRLAIADFMDLAPPEAWKLSPAHVPGGKPGLHQTPVERLEKSDVVRIFHFEKVPLDGKVVAGVALVQESFLTGEALPKEKRAGDTVYAGSIVESGEIDVEVTSLVHETLIARMVAAVQDLQERRAPIEAIGNRFASRFVPISLGLAGITLLLTRNWTKAITMLVIACPCAAGLATPTAVFASIGGAAKRGILIKGGLHLEGAAHVDAVVLDKTGTLTVGSPKLVAIRLTHAGAARGENECVRFATAVERHATHPLAAAIVREARERGLEPAQVVDYVPHPGFGVAGLVDGVRVQIGSRAFLQRAGIAMDGADVDPLPEVRAAQSLVHLALDGAHAATFAVADAVRPEARAALEQVRKLGVKRILLATGDRDAPARYVAEQLGIIEVHSEMLPQDKFDLIDKLRAEGHRVAMVGDGINDAQALAHADVSIAMGEGRCDLAIETADVTLARNDLFLVPEALGIAKNALRTIHENFAASIGVNLVGLGFGALGRLSPFSAAIVHNLSTIAVVLNSFALQKRTARATRTDLGLLETRDPRDLGER from the coding sequence ATGTCGGGCGACGCCACACTGCTCGGTGCGGCATCCCTTCCCGATCTGCTTCGGCAGATCACGGTGAAGGCTTTCGTACCGGGCCGCATTCGCTTTCATCTCGACTTCAAAGGGGACGCTTTTCTTCGCGACGCCATGCGACGCGAGCTCCAGCGTATCCACTCCGTGCGCCTGGCGAGCTACAGCTCGCGCACGCGGACGGCGCTCGTCTTCTACGACCCCGACCAGGTGAAGCCCGTCGACGTGGCGGAGGCCATCTGCCGCGGCGTGAAGGATTTCGCGCGCGTGCACGGCGAGTGCGATCTGCGCGACCACCGGCACGAAATCGCGGGCATCCACCGCGATGCCAACGGTGAGCACAGCCACCACCATCATCATCACGACGACCACGCGGGCCACGATCACCACGACGATCACGGCCACGACCATCAGCACTTGGGGAGCGACGAAGCCGTCCGCAAGGAGACCCTGCGGCTCGGTGCCGTGGGGGCCGTGCTCGGGTGGCTCGTGTCGCGGCGCCTTCGCGGGGTGCCGGTCCTCGGCAGCGGGGGCCCGCTCACCGATCTGGCGATGCTCCTCACGGTGGTGAGCGGCTACCCCATCTTCAAGAGTGGCGCGAAGTCGGCGGCCAAGGGCAAACCCACCGACGACACGTTGATTGCCATCGCGGTGATGGCCACGCTCCTGCTGCGCGAAAGCCTCACGGGCCTCAGCGTGGTGTGGCTCATCCAGCTCGGCCGGCTGCTCGAGGAGATCACCCTGCGCCGTTCGCGCTTGGCGATTGCCGACTTCATGGATCTGGCGCCGCCGGAGGCGTGGAAGCTCTCGCCGGCGCACGTGCCGGGTGGCAAGCCGGGGTTGCACCAGACGCCCGTGGAGCGCCTGGAAAAGAGCGACGTGGTGCGCATCTTCCACTTCGAGAAGGTGCCGCTCGATGGAAAGGTGGTGGCCGGCGTCGCCCTCGTGCAGGAGAGCTTCCTCACCGGCGAGGCGCTCCCCAAGGAAAAGCGTGCCGGCGACACCGTGTACGCCGGATCCATCGTGGAGTCGGGCGAGATCGACGTGGAGGTCACCAGCCTCGTGCACGAGACGCTCATCGCGCGCATGGTCGCCGCGGTGCAAGATCTGCAAGAGCGCCGCGCCCCCATCGAGGCCATCGGAAACCGGTTTGCCTCGCGGTTCGTGCCCATCTCGTTGGGGCTGGCGGGCATCACGTTGCTGCTCACGCGCAACTGGACCAAGGCCATCACGATGCTGGTCATCGCCTGCCCATGCGCGGCGGGTCTGGCTACGCCCACGGCGGTGTTCGCGAGCATTGGTGGCGCGGCCAAGCGGGGCATCCTCATCAAGGGCGGGCTGCACCTGGAGGGCGCGGCGCACGTCGATGCCGTGGTGCTCGACAAGACAGGCACGCTCACCGTGGGCTCGCCCAAGCTGGTGGCGATTCGCCTGACCCATGCAGGTGCGGCACGCGGTGAGAACGAGTGCGTGCGCTTTGCGACCGCCGTCGAGCGGCATGCGACGCACCCGCTGGCGGCGGCCATCGTCCGGGAGGCGCGCGAACGCGGTCTGGAGCCGGCGCAGGTGGTCGACTACGTGCCGCATCCGGGGTTCGGCGTCGCGGGGCTGGTCGATGGGGTGCGGGTCCAGATTGGAAGCCGTGCCTTCCTGCAGCGCGCGGGCATCGCCATGGACGGGGCGGACGTGGACCCTTTGCCCGAGGTGCGTGCGGCGCAATCGCTGGTTCATCTGGCGCTGGACGGTGCGCATGCGGCGACGTTTGCCGTGGCCGATGCGGTTCGGCCCGAGGCGCGTGCCGCGCTGGAGCAGGTACGAAAGCTGGGGGTGAAGCGCATATTGCTCGCCACCGGCGATCGCGATGCGCCCGCACGCTACGTGGCCGAGCAACTGGGCATCATCGAGGTGCACTCGGAGATGCTCCCGCAGGACAAATTCGACCTGATCGACAAGCTTCGCGCGGAAGGCCACCGCGTGGCCATGGTGGGCGACGGCATCAACGATGCGCAGGCGCTGGCCCATGCCGACGTGAGCATCGCCATGGGCGAGGGGCGCTGCGATCTGGCCATCGAGACGGCCGACGTGACCCTGGCGCGCAACGACCTGTTCCTGGTCCCGGAGGCGCTGGGCATCGCGAAGAATGCGCTGCGGACCATCCACGAGAACTTCGCCGCGTCGATTGGCGTGAACCTGGTGGGGCTCGGGTTCGGCGCGCTGGGGCGGCTGTCGCCGTTTTCGGCGGCCATCGTGCACAACTTGAGCACCATCGCGGTCGTGCTCAATTCGTTTGCCCTGCAAAAGAGAACCGCGCGCGCGACGCGCACGGACCTCGGACTTTTGGAAACGCGAGACCCACGAGACCTGGGAGAGCGGTGA
- a CDS encoding nuclear transport factor 2 family protein has protein sequence MFLVVFLAGKTTEAATSDADALQLIALDKAMQKSVVDRDAKAFANFLTDDYTLVSGSGRIYDKAAVVAEMSSPDVRYDVNESSDWRVRVTDNTALVIAILHSKGIDHGKPFDQRIRFTDTWIRRGEKGAWRNIAGHASKLGDGVK, from the coding sequence GTGTTTCTGGTGGTTTTTCTGGCCGGGAAGACCACCGAGGCGGCCACCAGCGACGCCGACGCGCTCCAACTCATCGCGCTCGACAAGGCCATGCAGAAGTCCGTCGTGGACCGTGACGCCAAAGCGTTCGCCAACTTTCTCACGGACGACTACACCTTGGTGAGCGGCAGCGGCCGCATTTACGACAAGGCGGCCGTCGTGGCCGAGATGTCCTCGCCCGACGTTCGCTACGACGTCAACGAGTCGAGCGATTGGCGCGTACGGGTCACCGACAATACCGCTTTGGTAATTGCTATTTTGCATTCCAAAGGTATCGATCACGGAAAGCCATTCGATCAGCGAATTCGCTTTACCGATACGTGGATTCGCCGCGGCGAGAAAGGCGCATGGCGCAACATCGCCGGCCACGCGAGCAAGCTCGGAGACGGCGTCAAGTAG